From a region of the Paenibacillus sp. R14(2021) genome:
- the udk gene encoding uridine kinase produces the protein MLIIGIAGGTGSGKTTVARSVIERLGSDKVTFISQDNYYKDHPHLSMQEREALNYDHPLVFDNELLIAHLKQLKNGEFAHAPVYEFTIHARSKEETLELKPNHIVILEGLHVLSDEHLRSLLDIKVFVDTDPDVRILRRVLRDIEERGRTIQSIHHQYLTTVKPMHEAFIEPSKKYADIIIPEGGENEVGIQMLSILTEKYLKDGEAGEAEQL, from the coding sequence ATGCTTATCATCGGTATCGCCGGAGGCACCGGCTCCGGCAAAACAACAGTCGCCCGCTCCGTCATCGAACGGCTCGGATCAGATAAAGTCACGTTTATTTCGCAGGACAATTACTATAAAGACCATCCGCATCTCTCAATGCAGGAACGGGAGGCGCTGAATTACGATCATCCGCTCGTATTCGACAACGAGCTGCTGATTGCCCATTTGAAGCAATTGAAGAACGGTGAATTTGCGCATGCGCCCGTCTATGAATTCACGATCCATGCCCGCTCCAAGGAAGAGACGCTTGAGCTGAAGCCGAACCATATCGTCATCCTTGAGGGACTGCATGTGCTGTCGGACGAGCATTTGAGGTCGCTGCTGGACATCAAGGTGTTCGTCGACACCGATCCCGACGTGCGCATTCTCCGCAGGGTGCTGCGGGACATCGAGGAACGCGGCCGGACGATCCAGTCCATCCATCACCAATATTTAACCACGGTCAAGCCGATGCACGAGGCCTTCATCGAGCCTTCCAAGAAATACGCGGATATCATTATCCCTGAAGGCGGCGAGAACGAAGTCGGGATCCAGATGCTGTCCATCCTGACGGAGAAGTACCTGAAGGACGGCGAGGCCGGTGAAGCGGAGCAGCTGTAA
- a CDS encoding LysM peptidoglycan-binding domain-containing protein: MSSNSTGNDLRPRTSRSSRNKEDKAPSKMLMATIAFLIVICAVLYGIYSSHSGSGQKHDTEALAPADGGQGQAGSAAQGNTDKPGTGNNDTATGGTTDNSDASNPPAADNAGGTANASDSAGEADGTDAASSPEGDTTGNAAADAPVDAGQGEPTQGKPAQPSSSNDKPEHADSQAPAASGHADKLPTTYVVQKGDTLSTISMKFYHSKRHVAFLAKSNHLVFINDMKVGDTIKIPVLSSSAGSSSGNAQDNVDYSKVTLPASYLVRPGDTLYRIAMLFYHSDDDIDLIVKANKLKTNEDLKAGTSLIIPAKPRGK; this comes from the coding sequence TTGAGCAGCAATTCGACAGGTAACGACTTGCGCCCCAGAACGTCGCGCAGCTCGCGTAATAAGGAAGATAAAGCCCCTTCCAAAATGTTAATGGCAACCATCGCGTTTCTAATTGTCATCTGCGCCGTGCTTTACGGCATCTATTCGTCGCATTCCGGCTCCGGCCAAAAGCATGATACGGAGGCGCTTGCGCCCGCGGACGGCGGACAAGGACAAGCCGGCAGCGCTGCGCAGGGCAATACGGACAAGCCTGGCACGGGCAACAACGATACGGCCACAGGCGGCACGACCGACAACTCTGATGCATCAAATCCTCCGGCTGCCGACAATGCCGGCGGTACAGCGAATGCATCCGATTCTGCGGGTGAAGCTGACGGTACGGATGCAGCCTCATCACCCGAAGGAGATACAACCGGCAATGCAGCAGCCGATGCACCGGTTGACGCCGGCCAAGGCGAGCCTACGCAAGGCAAGCCGGCGCAGCCAAGCAGCAGCAACGACAAGCCAGAGCATGCCGACAGTCAAGCGCCGGCAGCTTCCGGTCATGCGGACAAGCTCCCGACGACCTACGTCGTGCAGAAGGGCGACACCCTCTCTACGATATCCATGAAGTTCTACCATTCGAAGCGGCATGTCGCCTTCCTGGCGAAGAGCAATCATCTCGTATTCATTAATGACATGAAAGTCGGAGATACGATCAAGATCCCCGTCTTGTCATCAAGTGCAGGTTCCTCGTCCGGGAACGCGCAGGATAACGTCGATTACTCCAAAGTCACGCTGCCCGCGTCGTATTTGGTCCGCCCCGGCGACACGCTGTACCGGATTGCCATGCTATTCTATCATTCCGATGATGATATCGATCTCATCGTGAAGGCAAACAAGCTGAAAACAAACGAAGATTTGAAGGCGGGAACCTCGCTCATCATCCCTGCCAAGCCGAGAGGCAAATAA
- a CDS encoding sugar phosphate isomerase/epimerase, which yields MMFKYSYNSLVYYGEDFARSVERLGRFGYDGIELVGEPSGYDYSEVRRLTADHGLKVSSICSIFNAQRDLGHPDKAVRMQAVNYVKEVAEMAAEVGAPTIIAAPVANMRIRELGSREEEWKWAVEGIRTAGEYASSLGVSLCIEAWNRFESYMLNRLDQAAAMRAEVGLANVGIMGDTFHMNIDESDAAEAIRQSGDALIHIHLADSNRAAPGTGHTDFVPILRSLKEIRYDGYLTFELLPAAADPFGVMERGGGREFFDRYTEQSIAYIKRIEAQLS from the coding sequence ATGATGTTTAAGTACAGCTATAATTCGCTCGTTTACTATGGAGAGGATTTTGCGCGGAGTGTAGAACGTCTGGGGCGATTCGGCTATGACGGCATCGAGCTGGTTGGCGAACCGAGCGGATACGATTATAGCGAGGTACGGAGGCTGACTGCGGATCATGGCTTGAAGGTCTCGTCGATTTGCTCCATCTTCAACGCGCAGCGGGACTTGGGGCATCCGGACAAAGCCGTGCGGATGCAGGCCGTGAACTACGTAAAGGAAGTGGCCGAGATGGCCGCAGAGGTCGGAGCTCCGACCATCATTGCAGCGCCTGTCGCGAATATGCGTATTCGCGAGCTGGGCAGCCGCGAAGAGGAATGGAAATGGGCGGTAGAAGGCATTCGGACGGCGGGGGAGTATGCTTCATCGCTTGGCGTGAGCCTGTGCATTGAAGCTTGGAACCGCTTCGAGTCTTATATGCTGAACAGGCTGGATCAAGCTGCCGCAATGCGGGCGGAGGTTGGGCTCGCGAACGTGGGCATCATGGGCGATACGTTTCATATGAACATCGATGAGTCCGATGCGGCGGAGGCGATCCGGCAAAGCGGAGATGCGCTCATCCATATTCACTTGGCGGACAGCAATCGTGCGGCGCCGGGGACCGGGCATACGGATTTCGTGCCGATTCTTCGCTCGCTCAAGGAGATCCGTTACGACGGTTATCTCACCTTCGAGCTGCTACCTGCAGCGGCGGACCCGTTCGGCGTCATGGAGCGCGGCGGTGGAAGGGAATTCTTCGATCGCTACACGGAACAGTCGATCGCCTATATCAAGCGCATTGAAGCACAGCTTTCTTAA
- a CDS encoding GNAT family N-acetyltransferase, whose amino-acid sequence MSENREEPQLANVPEEDIAAEKQGNGYILKSAEGPVGEITYRLVDADTWVLDHTYVDPRYRGGNLAKRLLNLVVDEAREKGRKIIPACSYALAQFKRNSEYADVWRKD is encoded by the coding sequence ATGAGCGAGAATAGGGAAGAACCGCAGCTTGCGAACGTGCCGGAGGAAGACATTGCCGCGGAGAAGCAGGGCAACGGCTACATTCTGAAGAGCGCCGAAGGTCCCGTTGGCGAGATAACGTACCGGCTGGTGGATGCCGACACTTGGGTGCTTGATCATACCTACGTCGATCCCAGGTATCGGGGCGGCAATCTGGCGAAGCGGCTGCTGAATCTCGTCGTGGACGAGGCCAGAGAGAAAGGCCGCAAGATCATTCCGGCTTGCTCGTATGCGCTCGCTCAATTCAAGCGGAATTCGGAATATGCGGATGTTTGGCGTAAGGATTGA
- a CDS encoding chemotaxis protein, producing MRIAVGIVHGMGQQKGDFHIEMAGALCKAMAKVNPDIQLVVEGIYWGDITDNLEKKLWQRTDAAQLHWNDGLKLRAFVINYLGDAVAYQAIPKEHDPCPHDYIYDDIHTRFAQQLHRLSCRAGDDAPLCIIAHSLGTIIASNFFYDLQHRKMRPKASSFIHACGSRLVNGETLTHFYTMGSPIALWTMRFEHFGLPIAVPAPRLQNRGFGEWVNFYDKDDLIAYPIKALNASYAESVTADIVVRCPGLLGWTPGSHGGYYKCKPLIRRIAQGLDQLSQSLPEGLPD from the coding sequence ATGCGGATTGCGGTAGGTATTGTGCATGGCATGGGGCAGCAGAAAGGCGACTTTCATATCGAAATGGCGGGAGCGCTCTGCAAGGCGATGGCGAAAGTCAATCCGGACATCCAGCTTGTTGTGGAGGGGATCTACTGGGGGGATATTACGGACAATTTGGAGAAGAAGCTTTGGCAGCGGACGGATGCGGCGCAGCTCCACTGGAATGACGGACTGAAGCTGCGCGCCTTCGTCATTAACTATTTGGGGGATGCCGTCGCTTATCAAGCGATTCCGAAGGAGCACGATCCTTGTCCGCACGATTATATTTATGATGACATTCATACGCGTTTCGCCCAGCAGCTGCACCGGCTCTCCTGCCGTGCCGGAGACGATGCGCCGCTCTGCATCATCGCTCACAGCCTTGGCACGATCATTGCAAGCAACTTCTTCTATGATCTGCAGCATCGTAAAATGCGCCCCAAAGCATCCTCGTTCATTCATGCCTGCGGCTCCAGGCTCGTGAACGGAGAGACGCTGACGCATTTCTATACGATGGGCAGCCCGATTGCACTGTGGACGATGCGCTTCGAGCATTTCGGGCTGCCGATTGCCGTACCGGCACCTCGGCTTCAGAACCGCGGCTTCGGCGAATGGGTCAATTTCTATGATAAGGACGATCTCATTGCCTACCCGATCAAGGCGCTGAATGCCAGCTACGCCGAGTCGGTAACAGCCGATATCGTCGTTCGCTGTCCCGGTCTCTTGGGATGGACGCCCGGCTCGCACGGCGGCTACTACAAATGCAAGCCGCTCATCCGCCGCATCGCGCAGGGACTGGACCAATTAAGTCAATCGCTTCCCGAGGGACTGCCCGATTGA
- a CDS encoding patatin family protein: protein MDSIGLVLEGGGMRAVYTAGVLEYFLEHHIYFPYTIGISAGACVATSYFSRQPGRNHVVNIEWVTDPRYISWGNYWKKGELFGMDFIFDEIPNKLVPFDYKAFYESKEEFVVGTTDCVTGETVFYRKSEPGFDLLKVLRASSSLPFIAPIVEYDGKQLLDGGISDPIPLRQAERDGYKRNVVVLTRDAGYRKSPNRFAWFVRRAYRRFPEFVKVMLKRHDIYNGTAAYINEQEQSGAAFVIRPQQPLEVGRMERDPAKLRELYLQGYGDAKRLHPALKAWAAGGAE, encoded by the coding sequence ATGGATTCCATCGGATTGGTGTTGGAAGGCGGGGGCATGCGCGCTGTGTATACGGCGGGGGTGCTGGAATATTTTTTGGAGCATCATATTTATTTCCCCTACACGATCGGCATTTCGGCGGGGGCATGCGTCGCGACGAGCTACTTTTCCAGGCAGCCGGGGCGTAACCATGTCGTTAACATCGAGTGGGTGACGGACCCGAGATATATTTCGTGGGGCAATTACTGGAAGAAGGGCGAGCTGTTCGGAATGGATTTTATTTTCGACGAAATTCCGAATAAGCTGGTCCCTTTCGATTATAAAGCCTTTTATGAAAGCAAAGAAGAATTCGTGGTCGGCACGACGGACTGCGTCACCGGCGAAACGGTGTTCTACCGTAAGAGTGAGCCCGGATTCGATCTCCTGAAGGTGCTGCGGGCGTCGAGCTCGCTTCCGTTCATTGCTCCGATCGTCGAATACGACGGCAAGCAGCTGCTGGACGGCGGGATTTCGGATCCGATTCCTCTCCGGCAGGCGGAGAGGGACGGCTACAAGCGCAATGTCGTCGTACTGACACGGGATGCCGGGTACCGAAAATCGCCGAACCGCTTCGCGTGGTTTGTCCGAAGGGCATACCGCAGGTTCCCGGAATTCGTCAAAGTCATGCTGAAGCGGCATGACATCTATAACGGGACAGCCGCTTATATTAACGAGCAGGAGCAGAGCGGCGCAGCCTTCGTCATCCGGCCGCAGCAGCCGCTCGAAGTTGGGCGGATGGAGCGGGATCCCGCCAAGCTGAGGGAGCTGTATCTGCAGGGCTACGGGGATGCTAAGCGGCTCCACCCCGCGCTGAAAGCGTGGGCAGCGGGCGGAGCGGAATAG
- a CDS encoding polysaccharide deacetylase family protein, producing MKAKGVLVIILMLGLLVGCGTSGGRTEAGGGQAAGNTANSAAAPYGGPESKAINIIFTNERELALTFNGMADKETMEQLLDVLDSCGIKATFFLPGMRVAEEPDIAQEIKSRGHEIENNTLNRVDLSKLTYAQTYNEIKLSGDVIAKKTGVIPHYVRTTSRDFTDQVRLAAAQSGHEAVIGSSLYLHNWHNETEEEKAKLVRTFIHHGGIFALDTEDRPDLNETVKLVADCVRKQEYAFVTLNQLMQDGE from the coding sequence ATGAAAGCTAAAGGGGTTTTGGTCATCATACTGATGCTAGGGCTGCTTGTCGGCTGCGGCACGTCAGGTGGGCGGACGGAAGCAGGCGGCGGCCAAGCTGCCGGCAATACGGCCAATTCAGCTGCTGCGCCGTACGGCGGTCCAGAGAGCAAGGCTATAAACATAATCTTCACGAACGAGCGGGAGCTGGCGCTGACCTTTAACGGGATGGCGGATAAAGAAACGATGGAGCAGCTGCTCGACGTTCTGGACAGCTGCGGTATCAAGGCTACGTTTTTCCTGCCGGGTATGCGGGTGGCCGAAGAGCCCGATATCGCGCAGGAAATAAAGTCCCGCGGCCATGAGATTGAGAACAACACGCTGAACAGGGTGGATCTTAGCAAGCTGACGTACGCGCAGACGTATAACGAAATTAAGCTGAGCGGCGATGTTATTGCGAAGAAAACCGGCGTCATTCCGCATTACGTACGAACGACATCGCGGGATTTTACGGATCAGGTGCGGCTTGCGGCTGCGCAGAGCGGCCATGAGGCCGTGATCGGCAGCAGCTTATACCTGCACAACTGGCACAATGAGACGGAGGAAGAGAAGGCTAAGCTTGTCCGCACGTTCATTCATCACGGCGGTATCTTTGCGCTGGACACGGAAGACCGCCCGGATCTGAACGAAACCGTCAAGCTCGTCGCCGACTGCGTCCGCAAACAGGAGTATGCCTTTGTTACGCTGAACCAGCTGATGCAGGACGGAGAGTAG
- a CDS encoding helix-turn-helix domain-containing protein, protein MADRLDVPNPIRLFANRKSETYLYGAQMGTVQAGWSCSRHLHHMMFELNLVLEGTQLAEVGGTAYRQSKDNLILVPPMLLHAYKAVEPFSFFVMHVQIDDPVFLNALNRAKLLLLEPGQELHGLLLPEVKRVVEMLMEEETPKSKSKSKLFRTVYTIMDILETYITEHDEGAAAADDLPIRIAKEIEALVAERQPEDVIPAGWMEAMAGRLGFSRRHCYRVFREAYQLSPREYLAVLRQQEAMHLLLSTEHAVDEIALRIGYDNAQSFIRQFVKWTGTTPGAFRRRRLGETVYLTPLELE, encoded by the coding sequence ATGGCTGACAGGCTGGATGTGCCGAATCCGATTCGGTTGTTCGCGAACCGTAAATCCGAGACGTATCTGTACGGGGCGCAGATGGGCACGGTCCAAGCGGGCTGGTCCTGCAGCAGGCATCTCCATCACATGATGTTCGAGCTAAACCTCGTGCTGGAGGGGACGCAACTGGCGGAGGTCGGCGGTACGGCCTATCGTCAAAGCAAGGACAATCTTATTCTGGTTCCGCCCATGCTTCTGCATGCCTATAAGGCAGTCGAGCCGTTCTCCTTCTTCGTGATGCATGTCCAGATTGACGACCCGGTCTTCCTCAATGCGCTGAATCGTGCGAAGCTTCTGCTGCTGGAGCCGGGACAGGAGCTGCACGGGCTGCTGCTTCCCGAAGTGAAGCGCGTCGTGGAGATGCTGATGGAGGAAGAGACACCCAAGTCTAAATCGAAATCCAAATTATTTCGAACGGTCTATACGATTATGGATATCCTTGAGACGTACATCACCGAGCACGATGAGGGCGCAGCGGCTGCGGACGATTTGCCGATTCGGATTGCGAAGGAGATCGAAGCGCTCGTCGCCGAGCGTCAGCCTGAAGATGTCATCCCCGCAGGCTGGATGGAAGCGATGGCGGGGCGCCTCGGCTTCAGCCGCCGTCACTGCTACCGTGTATTTCGGGAAGCGTACCAGCTGTCGCCTCGCGAATATCTCGCCGTGCTGCGGCAGCAGGAGGCGATGCACCTGCTCCTCAGCACCGAGCATGCCGTCGACGAGATCGCCCTGCGTATCGGTTACGACAACGCGCAAAGCTTTATTCGCCAGTTCGTGAAGTGGACCGGCACGACGCCGGGAGCGTTTCGCAGGCGGCGTCTCGGTGAGACGGTTTATCTGACGCCGCTGGAGCTGGAGTAG
- a CDS encoding polysaccharide deacetylase family protein, whose protein sequence is MEETGEQRSALDVIQRKNRRKTRKSLLQGVILLLVALLIYLAVFYANVYKEPDKSAWKSHQGFIALSYYGVSSDGSSKRMAKSDLNEQLKVLRDQGYRTISQQDVLDYYEKGKPLPDKALFLSFEDGRSDSSRLAEKMLERYNDKATFLTYANNIDEDNNAYLQPYVIDKMKKNGYWELGSSGYRLAYSNVFEQGGRFLGQLDAQQLQSQDDIRYYNYPLMDFIRDSNWVPTEDRGVMETRIAREYAQMKEVYTDKLGYVPDLYMIKHANTLQQSIPELVEHANEKNIEQLYKLGFAREGNAFNGSKGSVYDLTRLQPAPYWSTNHVMMRIGADTGQPMTFAEGEAGRAEDWKTAAGAAEFNGNEIVLTSPPGEAGLAYLRGSESFGDVALTAKLAGNVIGEQSIYLRYDIKNDSYVRLVLKDNWITVEQKEAGHPAERLFSRQLNDVSWRDADMDLSDKAIDTNVQGPAGAPVSKGIPFNVQHTREIGIDLLGCSLKLTVDGQTLLKGEGELIDDSIAKGDIALSAEASKLNVKDNIYDGRFQDVQLNLLEDGGKQMLLYRNTNQGFQAAASGIEHGYGAVVNWVVDMF, encoded by the coding sequence ATGGAGGAAACAGGGGAACAACGTTCTGCCCTGGATGTTATTCAGAGGAAGAATCGGAGAAAAACACGGAAGTCACTGCTGCAGGGCGTTATTTTACTGCTGGTGGCGCTCTTGATCTATCTTGCCGTATTTTATGCCAACGTGTATAAGGAACCGGACAAGAGCGCGTGGAAGAGCCATCAGGGCTTTATCGCGCTCTCTTATTACGGCGTCAGCAGTGACGGTTCGTCGAAGCGGATGGCGAAGAGCGATCTGAACGAACAGCTGAAGGTTCTTCGCGATCAGGGTTACCGTACGATCTCGCAGCAGGATGTGCTGGACTATTACGAGAAGGGCAAGCCGCTTCCGGACAAAGCGCTGTTCTTGTCCTTCGAGGATGGACGCAGCGATTCCAGCCGACTGGCGGAGAAAATGCTGGAGCGGTATAACGATAAAGCGACCTTCCTTACTTATGCCAATAACATCGATGAAGACAATAACGCGTATTTGCAGCCGTATGTAATCGACAAAATGAAGAAAAATGGCTACTGGGAGCTAGGCAGCAGCGGCTATCGGTTGGCCTATTCGAATGTTTTCGAGCAGGGAGGGCGGTTCCTCGGACAGCTGGACGCGCAGCAGCTTCAGAGCCAAGACGACATTCGCTATTACAATTATCCGTTAATGGATTTCATCCGCGATAGCAACTGGGTTCCGACCGAAGACCGCGGCGTCATGGAGACGCGAATCGCAAGAGAGTATGCTCAAATGAAAGAAGTCTACACGGATAAGCTTGGTTATGTGCCGGATCTCTACATGATTAAGCATGCGAACACGCTGCAGCAGAGCATACCCGAGCTCGTTGAGCATGCTAACGAGAAGAATATCGAGCAGCTGTACAAACTTGGTTTTGCCCGCGAAGGGAACGCGTTCAACGGGTCGAAAGGCAGCGTCTACGATTTGACGCGGCTGCAGCCGGCGCCGTACTGGTCGACGAACCATGTGATGATGAGGATCGGAGCGGATACTGGGCAGCCGATGACGTTTGCCGAAGGCGAAGCCGGCCGTGCCGAGGATTGGAAGACAGCTGCCGGTGCAGCGGAATTCAACGGGAATGAAATCGTGCTGACTTCTCCTCCGGGCGAAGCGGGCCTCGCTTACTTGCGGGGCAGCGAGAGCTTCGGCGATGTCGCGCTGACAGCCAAGCTGGCAGGAAACGTCATCGGCGAGCAAAGCATCTATTTGCGCTACGATATCAAGAATGACAGCTACGTTCGGCTCGTGCTGAAGGATAATTGGATTACCGTGGAGCAGAAGGAAGCGGGCCATCCCGCGGAGCGGCTGTTCAGCCGCCAATTAAACGATGTGTCGTGGAGGGACGCCGATATGGACCTCAGCGACAAAGCGATCGATACGAACGTGCAGGGTCCCGCAGGCGCGCCTGTAAGCAAGGGTATTCCGTTTAATGTGCAGCACACGCGGGAAATCGGCATCGATCTCTTAGGGTGCAGCCTGAAATTGACCGTAGACGGCCAGACGCTGCTGAAGGGCGAAGGCGAGCTGATTGACGATTCTATTGCCAAAGGAGACATCGCGCTGTCGGCCGAAGCGAGCAAGCTGAATGTGAAGGATAACATCTATGACGGCAGATTCCAGGACGTGCAGCTGAATCTGCTGGAGGACGGCGGCAAGCAGATGCTGCTTTATCGGAACACGAATCAAGGCTTCCAAGCGGCCGCAAGCGGCATTGAGCATGGCTATGGAGCGGTCGTTAATTGGGTTGTCGATATGTTTTGA
- a CDS encoding HAD family hydrolase translates to MKQEQNQQAIFFDVDDTLYDHLLPFRKAVEQVAGPLLPLEGFPYPAAYHRLRYHSDMLSLQLGGAGAMEAGAATERMRMRRFQLTMAEFGLALSDEQAEAMQAAYIGCQYDIELFSGARELLTRLAEAGWLIGLITNGAPSHQQLKIDAMKLDGIVAVERQFISGSHGWDKPDPRLFHYVNEQTGTRPADCIYVGDSWRNDVVGALEAGWRVIWFNHRRAEPESEHTPTHEAASYDELARLLIE, encoded by the coding sequence ATGAAACAGGAACAGAACCAGCAAGCGATTTTTTTCGACGTGGACGATACGCTGTATGATCATTTACTGCCTTTCCGCAAGGCGGTGGAGCAGGTTGCCGGGCCGCTTCTGCCGCTGGAGGGATTCCCGTATCCGGCGGCGTATCATCGGCTCCGGTACCACAGTGACATGCTGTCGCTTCAGCTTGGCGGCGCGGGTGCGATGGAGGCCGGAGCGGCGACGGAGCGGATGCGGATGCGCCGGTTCCAGCTCACGATGGCGGAATTCGGTCTAGCGCTCAGCGACGAGCAGGCGGAAGCCATGCAGGCGGCTTACATCGGCTGTCAGTACGACATCGAGCTGTTCAGCGGTGCGAGAGAACTGCTGACACGACTCGCGGAAGCCGGTTGGTTGATAGGACTCATTACGAATGGCGCTCCTTCGCATCAGCAGCTCAAGATCGATGCGATGAAGCTGGACGGCATCGTGGCAGTCGAGCGGCAATTCATATCCGGCTCGCACGGCTGGGATAAGCCCGATCCGAGGCTCTTCCACTATGTAAACGAGCAGACAGGCACGCGGCCGGCCGACTGTATCTATGTGGGCGATTCATGGCGTAATGACGTGGTGGGCGCGCTTGAGGCCGGCTGGCGGGTCATTTGGTTTAATCATCGGCGCGCAGAGCCGGAATCGGAGCATACCCCGACGCATGAAGCGGCCAGCTATGACGAGCTTGCCAGGCTGCTGATCGAATAA
- a CDS encoding glycosyltransferase, producing the protein MKQEENQEETKLLDVISVPKRDRRLLPHVPDPEGNRSPADRRGAKGIPADAKESFKRQQERLSIRYEADFDVVIIGNRRKKKHALQGKAVDISSTGILVALESDEEHYIVGQRAGLRFRIPPGTMPEPFESAVKMEAALVRMFTREQDGQKQLMLAFEFTRPLTEYFRRKRWGMSAFTVVGAVFAVACLTMLMRMENVIYYRYNLILYLYSLLAAVFLISRYLFGALYREVPVDPQYTPGVSIVIHGLTEEKWIERTILSCVDQDYPVDKLEIIIVADQASAEAVERVQAVIARIHHEGARFFTKERMSLRFMPENEGRRAALAEGAAHAKHKLVATVDAGSFLEPAAIRRLVQPFQDPQVGGVSGRMDVENKFTNSITMLQAVRYHSSFRIAKAAESKFDSVTSLSGSLSCYRKELILQYMDSGRNLKYTGQPGIIGDNRSLTNFVLRTHRTAYQDSAVCSVFVPSEKRALLMERMHAKRAWLRGSLRAGTFIWRKEPFMALFFYIGLLIAVTAPVIVVDYLVYEPIAHHFFPSGYLLGLLVMLLIMGLAHLLLRKSRLWLFGLIRCLFTELALLWQMPVAWVTCWKSPGGASGMPQLKAAEVSEHVNITVPETNHN; encoded by the coding sequence ATGAAACAGGAGGAGAACCAAGAAGAAACAAAGCTGCTCGATGTCATTTCCGTTCCGAAGCGTGATCGGCGGCTGCTCCCGCATGTGCCTGACCCTGAGGGGAACCGTTCACCTGCCGACCGCAGAGGAGCTAAGGGTATTCCGGCAGATGCGAAGGAGTCCTTCAAGCGGCAGCAAGAACGGCTGAGCATCCGTTATGAGGCTGATTTTGACGTCGTGATCATCGGCAACAGAAGGAAGAAGAAGCATGCGTTGCAGGGCAAAGCAGTCGATATTTCCTCGACAGGCATTCTTGTGGCGCTCGAATCGGATGAAGAGCATTACATCGTCGGTCAACGCGCCGGCCTTCGATTTCGGATACCGCCGGGCACGATGCCGGAGCCGTTCGAGTCAGCTGTGAAGATGGAGGCGGCGCTCGTGCGGATGTTTACCCGGGAGCAGGACGGGCAGAAGCAGCTGATGCTGGCCTTTGAATTTACCAGGCCGCTTACCGAGTACTTCCGCCGCAAGCGGTGGGGAATGTCTGCCTTCACGGTCGTCGGCGCGGTATTCGCGGTGGCCTGTCTTACCATGCTCATGCGAATGGAGAACGTTATTTATTATAGATATAACCTGATTCTGTATTTGTACAGTCTGCTCGCGGCCGTATTTCTTATCAGCCGCTATCTGTTCGGCGCGCTGTACCGGGAGGTGCCGGTCGACCCGCAGTACACGCCTGGCGTTTCCATCGTAATCCATGGCTTGACCGAGGAGAAATGGATCGAACGAACAATTCTAAGCTGCGTCGATCAGGATTATCCCGTTGATAAGCTGGAGATCATCATCGTCGCTGACCAGGCGTCTGCTGAAGCGGTTGAACGGGTTCAAGCGGTCATTGCCCGCATCCATCATGAAGGAGCACGATTCTTCACGAAGGAGCGAATGAGTTTGCGCTTCATGCCGGAGAACGAGGGCAGACGCGCAGCGCTGGCTGAAGGCGCAGCGCATGCCAAGCATAAGCTTGTCGCCACCGTCGACGCAGGCAGCTTCTTGGAGCCAGCGGCGATCCGGCGTTTGGTTCAGCCGTTTCAGGACCCTCAAGTGGGCGGCGTCTCCGGACGCATGGACGTGGAAAATAAATTCACCAATAGCATTACGATGCTGCAGGCAGTCCGGTACCACTCGAGCTTTCGGATTGCGAAAGCGGCGGAATCGAAGTTCGACAGCGTGACGAGCTTGTCCGGATCGCTGTCCTGCTACCGGAAGGAGCTCATTCTTCAGTACATGGACAGCGGACGGAACCTGAAATACACAGGACAGCCCGGCATCATCGGCGACAACCGGAGCTTGACCAATTTCGTTCTGCGGACGCACCGCACCGCGTATCAGGATTCGGCGGTTTGCTCGGTGTTCGTGCCTTCAGAGAAACGCGCGCTCCTCATGGAGCGGATGCACGCCAAACGTGCGTGGCTGCGCGGATCATTGCGGGCCGGCACGTTCATTTGGCGCAAAGAACCGTTCATGGCGTTATTCTTCTATATCGGTCTGCTGATAGCGGTCACTGCACCGGTCATCGTGGTCGATTACCTCGTCTATGAGCCGATTGCGCATCATTTTTTTCCGTCAGGCTATCTGCTCGGCTTGCTCGTGATGCTGCTGATTATGGGCCTTGCCCATCTCCTGCTTCGCAAAAGCAGGCTTTGGTTGTTCGGTCTGATCCGCTGTCTGTTCACCGAGCTGGCGCTGCTCTGGCAGATGCCGGTCGCCTGGGTCACGTGCTGGAAATCGCCGGGAGGCGCTTCAGGGATGCCGCAATTGAAGGCAGCAGAAGTGAGTGAGCATGTAAACATTACGGTACCCGAAACGAACCATAACTAA